The following are encoded together in the Acidobacteriota bacterium genome:
- a CDS encoding type II toxin-antitoxin system RelE/ParE family toxin gives MTIVWSARAVRHLSQLRALIARDRPNAARETALAILSSVDLLAEHPGLGRPGRLPGTRELVVSETPYLVPYRVRDDRLEILGVFKGRQRWPTRL, from the coding sequence GTGACCATCGTCTGGTCCGCCCGGGCCGTTCGTCACTTGTCGCAGCTCCGCGCGCTCATCGCCAGGGACCGGCCAAATGCGGCACGGGAGACCGCTCTCGCCATCCTCTCCAGCGTGGATCTCCTCGCGGAGCACCCGGGGCTGGGAAGACCAGGGCGACTGCCGGGCACGCGCGAGCTCGTGGTGTCGGAAACCCCTTACCTGGTGCCGTATCGCGTCCGCGATGACCGCCTCGAAATCCTGGGGGTCTTCAAGGGCCGGCAGCGATGGCCGACCAGACTGTAA
- a CDS encoding DUF1592 domain-containing protein, translating into MTKRSVLLLRAGVVLVMLVATTGTVSAGQAASANATPERALLDRYCVACHNDRLQTAGLELDTADVTDVAADPALWEKVVRKLRAGAMPPAPRPRPDEATYARFIARLESELDAVAEADPNPGRTEAFHRLNRAEYRSVVRDLLALDVDVAELLPADDGSYGFDNIAGVLGVSPTLLDRYLSAAKKVSRLAVGSPDLPPTALTFRRSADDAQDARLAGLPFGTRGGMAIPYNFPVDAEYRIRVRLSRDTADNLAPFTDRHELDVSLDGEHLQTFTVGEPAPAGAPRNSPEYLEWRTRQRRVDDNWVLRVPVPAGPRTLRVAFRQKTAAYPETLRQPYLRPYTNTTGGDTRYQPYLESVVVTGPYEASGAPPAVETPSRARIFTCRPETGDAAGARECASDILSTLARRAYRRPVTGRDLDVLLAFYDDGLRDGGFEGGIELALRRLLAGPEFLFRVVRDPAAAAPGTNYRLTDLELASRLSFFLWSSIPDDELLDVAVSGRLHEPAVLEGQVRRMLADERASALVENFAGQWLYLRNVPALTPDENRFPDFGEALRRSMRRETELFVESVLREDRSVLDLLTADYTFVNERLARHYDIPNVYGSHFRRVALPDATRRGLLGHGSILAATAYPTRTSPVLRGKWVLENLLGTPPPLPPPDVPSLEETTGEGRPLSMREAMEQHRGNPVCSSCHRLMDPPGFALEQFDAVGKYRTHNEANAPIDASGILPDGTVFEGAAGLRDALLQRPDLFVTTLTEKLLTYALGRGVEHYDSPAIRAIVRDAERDDSRFSSIILGIVESVPFQMRRSAS; encoded by the coding sequence ATGACGAAGCGCAGTGTTCTTCTGTTGCGGGCCGGCGTCGTGCTCGTGATGCTGGTGGCGACCACCGGAACGGTGAGCGCCGGCCAGGCGGCGTCGGCGAACGCCACGCCGGAGCGGGCGCTCCTCGACCGGTACTGCGTCGCCTGCCACAACGATCGCCTGCAGACCGCGGGGCTGGAGCTCGACACGGCGGACGTCACCGACGTGGCGGCTGATCCCGCTCTGTGGGAGAAGGTCGTCCGCAAGCTGCGGGCGGGGGCCATGCCGCCGGCGCCGCGGCCGCGGCCGGACGAGGCGACCTATGCCCGGTTCATCGCGCGGCTCGAGAGCGAGCTGGACGCGGTTGCCGAGGCCGATCCGAACCCCGGGCGCACCGAAGCATTCCACCGCCTCAACCGCGCCGAGTACCGCAGCGTCGTCCGCGACCTGCTGGCCCTCGACGTCGACGTGGCGGAGTTGCTGCCGGCCGACGACGGCAGCTACGGCTTCGACAACATCGCCGGTGTTCTCGGCGTCTCGCCGACGCTTCTGGATCGCTATCTCTCGGCCGCGAAGAAGGTGAGCCGGCTGGCCGTCGGCAGTCCCGATCTGCCGCCCACCGCGCTGACGTTTCGCCGCTCGGCCGACGACGCGCAGGACGCCCGGCTCGCGGGCCTGCCGTTCGGTACCCGCGGCGGGATGGCGATTCCCTACAACTTCCCGGTGGACGCGGAGTACCGGATCCGGGTGCGGCTGAGCCGCGACACCGCCGACAACCTGGCGCCGTTCACCGACCGGCACGAGCTGGACGTCAGCCTGGACGGCGAGCACCTGCAGACGTTCACGGTCGGCGAGCCGGCGCCGGCGGGCGCGCCCCGAAACAGTCCCGAGTACCTCGAGTGGCGTACCCGGCAGCGGCGCGTCGACGACAACTGGGTGCTGCGCGTGCCGGTGCCGGCCGGTCCCCGGACGTTGCGCGTGGCGTTCCGCCAGAAGACTGCCGCCTACCCCGAGACGCTGCGGCAGCCGTACCTGCGGCCGTACACGAACACCACCGGTGGCGACACGCGCTACCAGCCGTACCTGGAGAGCGTCGTCGTCACCGGGCCGTACGAGGCGAGCGGGGCCCCGCCGGCCGTCGAGACGCCCAGCCGCGCGCGTATCTTCACCTGTCGTCCCGAGACGGGCGACGCGGCCGGCGCGCGGGAGTGCGCGAGCGACATCCTGTCGACGCTGGCCCGGCGCGCCTACCGCCGCCCGGTTACCGGGCGCGATCTCGACGTGTTGCTGGCGTTCTACGACGACGGCCTGCGGGACGGCGGATTCGAGGGCGGCATCGAGCTGGCGCTGCGGCGGCTGCTGGCCGGTCCCGAGTTCCTGTTCCGCGTGGTGCGCGACCCGGCCGCTGCCGCGCCGGGCACGAACTACCGATTGACCGACCTGGAGCTGGCGTCGCGGCTGTCGTTCTTCCTGTGGAGCAGCATCCCCGACGACGAGCTGCTCGACGTGGCGGTGTCCGGCCGGCTGCACGAGCCGGCGGTGCTCGAGGGGCAGGTCCGGCGCATGCTCGCCGACGAGCGCGCCTCGGCGCTGGTCGAGAACTTCGCGGGTCAGTGGCTCTATCTGCGCAACGTCCCGGCCCTGACCCCGGACGAGAACCGCTTTCCCGATTTCGGCGAGGCGTTGCGGCGGTCGATGCGGCGCGAGACCGAGCTGTTCGTCGAGAGCGTGCTGCGCGAGGACCGGAGCGTCCTCGATCTGCTGACCGCCGACTACACCTTCGTCAACGAGCGGCTGGCGCGGCACTACGACATCCCGAACGTCTACGGCAGCCATTTCCGCCGCGTCGCGCTGCCGGACGCCACGCGCCGCGGGTTGCTCGGCCACGGGAGCATCCTGGCCGCCACCGCGTATCCGACCCGCACGTCGCCGGTGCTGCGGGGTAAATGGGTGCTGGAGAACCTGTTGGGCACGCCGCCGCCGCTGCCGCCGCCCGACGTTCCGTCGCTCGAGGAGACGACCGGCGAGGGCCGGCCGCTCTCGATGCGCGAGGCGATGGAGCAGCACCGCGGCAACCCGGTCTGCTCGAGCTGCCACCGGCTGATGGACCCGCCCGGCTTCGCGCTCGAGCAGTTCGACGCGGTCGGCAAGTACCGGACGCACAACGAGGCCAACGCGCCGATAGACGCCTCCGGCATCCTGCCCGACGGCACCGTGTTCGAGGGGGCGGCCGGTCTGCGCGACGCGCTCCTGCAGCGGCCCGACCTGTTCGTGACGACGCTTACCGAGAAGCTGCTGACCTATGCGCTCGGCCGGGGCGTCGAGCACTACGACTCGCCGGCCATTCGCGCCATCGTCCGCGACGCCGAACGGGACGACTCCCGGTTCTCGTCGATCATTCTGGGCATCGTCGAGAGCGTGCCCTTCCAGATGAGGAGATCCGCATCATGA
- a CDS encoding DUF1552 domain-containing protein, translating into MIITKMALPRRTFLRGLGATVALPLLDAMVPALSAISKTAAAPVKRLGFIYLPNGAVLQTWTPKGAGSDLKLSPTLSPLAPFHDQTLVYSRLAHGQAEPLGDGNGEHSRASSVWLNGVHPKHTEGADVRAGITADQVAAASIGGDTPLPSLELAIDLDFLVGNCENGYSCVYMNTVAWRTATTPLPMENNPRVVFERLFGDGGTRDERLAELRKDRSILDSVTDDLAYLERDLGSADRQRLDQYLDAVRAVERRIQLSEAQGADAALPDDLDRPAGIPDSYEDHVKLMYDLISLSFQADITRVFTFMVGRELGGRPYPQIGVPDPHHGLSHHRNDPEKLAKLSKINRHHVELFTYLLGRLQDAPDGDNTLLDSSMVLYGAGLGDSNDHLHYDLPVLTVGGKAAGMRGGRHLQYPKDTPMTNLLISMLYKAGVPAEQLGDSTGRLTALTDV; encoded by the coding sequence ATGATCATCACGAAGATGGCGCTGCCGCGCCGCACGTTCCTCCGCGGGCTCGGCGCCACCGTGGCGCTGCCGCTCCTCGACGCGATGGTGCCGGCGCTGTCGGCGATCTCGAAGACCGCCGCCGCGCCGGTCAAGCGCCTCGGCTTCATCTACCTGCCCAACGGGGCGGTGCTGCAGACGTGGACGCCGAAGGGCGCGGGGAGCGACCTGAAGCTGTCGCCGACGCTGAGCCCGCTGGCGCCCTTCCACGATCAGACGCTGGTCTACTCGCGCCTCGCCCACGGGCAGGCCGAGCCGCTCGGCGACGGCAACGGCGAGCACTCGCGGGCCAGCTCGGTCTGGCTGAACGGGGTGCATCCGAAGCACACCGAGGGCGCCGACGTGCGGGCCGGGATAACCGCCGACCAGGTGGCCGCGGCCAGCATTGGCGGCGACACGCCGCTGCCGTCGCTGGAGCTCGCCATCGACCTCGACTTCCTGGTGGGCAACTGCGAGAACGGCTATAGCTGCGTCTACATGAACACGGTGGCGTGGCGGACCGCCACGACGCCGCTGCCGATGGAGAACAATCCGCGCGTCGTCTTCGAGCGGCTCTTCGGCGACGGCGGTACGCGCGACGAGCGGCTGGCGGAGCTGCGCAAGGATCGCAGCATCCTCGATTCGGTCACCGACGACCTTGCGTACCTGGAGCGCGACCTCGGGAGCGCCGACCGGCAGCGGCTCGACCAGTATCTCGACGCGGTGCGTGCGGTGGAGCGGCGGATCCAGTTGTCGGAGGCGCAGGGCGCCGATGCCGCGCTGCCGGACGATCTGGACCGGCCCGCCGGCATCCCGGATTCCTACGAGGACCACGTCAAGCTGATGTACGACCTGATCTCGCTGTCGTTCCAGGCCGACATCACGCGGGTCTTCACCTTCATGGTGGGCCGCGAGCTCGGCGGCCGCCCCTACCCGCAGATCGGCGTGCCCGATCCGCACCACGGGCTGTCGCACCACCGCAACGATCCGGAGAAGCTGGCCAAGCTGTCGAAGATCAACCGCCACCACGTGGAGCTGTTCACCTATCTGCTCGGGCGGCTGCAGGACGCGCCGGACGGCGACAACACGCTGCTCGACAGCTCGATGGTGCTCTACGGGGCCGGCCTCGGCGACAGCAACGATCACCTGCACTACGACCTGCCGGTGCTGACGGTGGGCGGCAAGGCGGCCGGGATGCGGGGCGGACGGCACCTGCAGTACCCGAAGGACACGCCGATGACCAACCTGCTCATCAGCATGCTCTACAAGGCGGGCGTGCCGGCCGAGCAGCTCGGCGACAGCACCGGGCGGCTGACGGCGCTGACGGACGTGTAG
- a CDS encoding ribbon-helix-helix protein, CopG family, translated as MSTTLSLRIDEDTKGRLEALAKRSRRSKSFLAAEAIASYVEAESWQLDETAAGLDDLEQRRTVDHDAVAEWLRSWGAPDEREPPGS; from the coding sequence ATGAGCACGACGCTCTCGCTGCGCATCGACGAAGACACGAAGGGCCGGCTCGAGGCCCTTGCAAAGCGGTCGCGACGGTCGAAGTCCTTCCTCGCCGCGGAGGCCATCGCCTCGTATGTGGAGGCCGAGAGCTGGCAGCTCGACGAGACTGCCGCCGGGCTGGACGACCTCGAACAGCGGCGTACGGTCGATCACGACGCCGTGGCGGAGTGGCTGCGATCGTGGGGCGCTCCGGATGAGCGAGAGCCGCCGGGCTCGTGA
- a CDS encoding Uma2 family endonuclease, whose translation MAENDAQRSAIMYGIGALSRHFRDRRDVYVSGDLLIYYEEGNPRVSIAPDVFVVFGVEKRRRPNYKLWEERHAPDFVLEVASPSTWRDDLGRKRSVYARLGVREYWQYDPSGEFLPARLQGERLTRSGYVRQPVATAIDGTLTLRSETLGLELRAAPEREMRFRDPATGDDLRSHDEEAEGRLAAETRAAAAATRVAAAETRAAAAEARAAELEALLGERSR comes from the coding sequence ATGGCGGAGAACGACGCCCAGCGCAGCGCGATCATGTACGGGATCGGTGCGCTGAGCCGCCATTTCAGGGACCGCCGGGACGTGTACGTGTCGGGAGACCTGCTGATCTACTACGAGGAAGGCAATCCGCGGGTGTCGATCGCCCCGGACGTCTTCGTGGTGTTCGGCGTGGAGAAGCGCCGGCGGCCGAACTACAAGTTGTGGGAGGAAAGGCACGCGCCGGACTTCGTGCTGGAGGTTGCCTCGCCGAGCACGTGGCGCGACGACCTCGGGCGCAAGCGGTCGGTGTATGCCCGCCTCGGGGTGCGCGAGTACTGGCAGTACGACCCGTCGGGGGAGTTTCTGCCCGCGCGTCTGCAGGGCGAGCGGTTGACTCGGTCCGGCTACGTTCGTCAACCCGTGGCGACGGCGATCGACGGTACGCTGACGCTGCGCAGCGAGACATTGGGCCTGGAGCTCCGGGCGGCGCCGGAGCGGGAGATGCGCTTCAGGGACCCGGCGACCGGTGACGACTTGCGAAGTCACGACGAGGAAGCCGAGGGCCGCCTCGCGGCCGAGACCCGCGCCGCAGCCGCCGCAACCCGCGTTGCGGCCGCCGAGACGCGCGCCGCGGCCGCCGAAGCGCGGGCGGCCGAGCTGGAAGCGCTCCTCGGCGAGCGGTCCCGCTGA